Proteins from a genomic interval of Equus quagga isolate Etosha38 chromosome 11, UCLA_HA_Equagga_1.0, whole genome shotgun sequence:
- the TRPV3 gene encoding transient receptor potential cation channel subfamily V member 3 isoform X5 yields MNAHPKEMMPLMGRRATIPGAHPAILQEKRPAELTPTKKSAHFFLEIEGFEPNPTVTKTSPPVFSKPMDSNIRQCVSGNCDDMDSPQSPQDDVTETPSNPNSPSANLAKEEQRRKKRRLKKRIFAAVSEGCVEELLELLAELLEICKRRRSLDVPDFLMHKLTASDTGKTCLMKALLNINPNTKEIVRILLAFAEENDILDRFINAAYTEEAYEGETPLALAACTNQPEIVQLLMENEQTDITSQDSQGNNILHALVTVAEDFKTQNDFVKRMYDMILLRSGNWELETTRNKDGLTPLQLAAKLGKAEILKYILSREIREKPLRSLSRKFTDWAYGPVSSSLYDLTNVDTTTDNSVLEIIVYNTTIDNRHEMLTLEPLHTLLHMKWKKFAKYMFFLSFCFYFFYNITLTLVSYYRPREEEALPHPLALTHKMGWLQLLGRMFVLIWAMCISVKEGIAIFLLRPSDLQSILSDAWFHFVFFVQAVLVILSVFLYLFAYKEYLACLVLAMALGWANMLYYTRGFQSMGMYSVMIQKVILHDVLKFLFVYIVFLLGFGVALASLIEKCSKDNKNCSSYGSFSDAVLELFKLTIGLGDLNIQQNSKYPILFLFLLITYVILTFVLLLNMLIALMGETVENISKESERIWRLQRARTILEFEKMLPEWLRSRFQMGELCKVAEEDFRLCLRINEVKWTEWKTHVSFLNEDPGPGRRTDDFNKIQDSSRSNSKTTLNAFDEIEEFPETSV; encoded by the exons TGCACACTTCTTCCTGGAGATAGAAGGATTCGAGCCCAACCCCACTGTCACCAAGACCTCTCCCCCTGTCTTCTCCAAGCCCATGGACTCCAACATTCGGCAGTG cgTCTCCGGCAACTGTGATGACATGGACTCCCCGCAATCTCCTCAGGATGACGTGACAGAGACCCCATCTAATCCCAACAGCCCCAG TGCAAACCTGGCCAAGGAAGAGCAGAGGCGAAAAAAGAGGCGGCTGAAGAAGCGCATCTTCGCGGCCGTGTCGGAGGGCTGCGTGGAGGAGCTGCTGGAGCTGCTGGCCGAGCTGCTGGAGATTTGCAAGCGGCGCCGCAGCCTGGACGTGCCTG ACTTCCTCATGCACAAGCTGACGGCCTCCGACACGGGGAAGACCTGCCTGATGAAGGCCTTGTTAAACATCAACCCCAACACCAAGGAGATCGTGCGGATCCTGCTGGCCTTCGCGGAGGAGAACGACATCCTGGACAGGTTCATCAACGCTGCGTACACAGAGGAGGCCTATGAAG GCGAGACACCCCTGGCTCTGGCAGCCTGCACCAACCAGCCCGAGATTGTGCAGCTGCTGATGGAGAATGAGCAGACGGACATCACCTCGCAGGACTCGCAGGGAAACAACATCCTGCACGCGCTGGTGACGGTGGCCGAGGACTTCAAGACGCAGAATGACTTCGTTAAGCGCATGTACGACATGATCCTGCTGAGGAGCGGCAACTGGGAGCTAGAGACCACGCGCAACAAGGACGGCCTCACACCGCTGCAGCTGGCTGCCAAGTTGGGCAAGGCCGAG ATCTTGAAGTACATCCTCAGTCGTGAGATCAGGGAGAAGCCGCTCCGGAGCTTGTCCAGGAAGTTCACGGACTGGGCGTACGGGCCCGTGTCATCCTCCCTCTACGACCTCACCAACGTGGACACCACGACAGACAACTCGGTGCTGGAAATTATTGTCTACAACACCACTATCGAT AACCGGCATGAGATGCTGACCCTGGAGCCCCTGCACACACTGCTGCACATGAAGTGGAAGAAGTTTGCCAAGTACATGTTCTTCTTGtccttctgcttttatttcttctacaaCATCACCCTGACTCTCGTCTCTTACTACCGCCCCCGGGAGGAGGAG gcccTCCCACACCCCTTGGCCCTGACGCACAAGATGGGGTGGCTGCAGCTCTTAGGAAGGATGTTCGTGCTCATCTGGGCCATGTGCATTTCTGTGAAAGAG GGCATCGCGATCTTCCTGCTGAGACCCTCAGACCTGCAGTCCATCCTCTCGGATGCCTGGTTTCACTTTGTCTT TTTTGTCCAAGCTGTGCTTGTGATACTGTCTGTCTTCTTGTACTTGTTTGCCTACAAAGAGTACCTCGCCTGCCTGGTGCTGGCCATGGCCCTGGGCTGGGCGAACATGCTCTACTACACGCGGGGATTCCAGTCCATGGGCATGTACAGCGTCATGATCCAGAAG gtCATTTTGCACGATGTTCTGAAGTTCTTGTTTGTATATATCGTGTTCTTACTTGGATTTGGAGTAG CCCTGGCGTCGCTGATCGAGAAGTGTTCCAAGGACAATAAGAACTGCAGCTCCTACGGCAGCTTCAGCGACGCGGTGCTGGAGCTCTTCAAGCTCACCATAGGCCTGGGCGACCTGAACATCCAGCAGAACTCCAAGTACCCCATCCTCTTTCTGTTCCTGCTCATCACCTACGTCATCCTCACCTTTGTCCTCCTCCTCAACATGCTCATTGCCCTCATGGGAGAGACCGTGGAGAACATCTCCAAGGAGAGTGAGCGCATCTGGCGCTTACAG AGAGCCAGGACGATCTTGGAGTTTGAGAAAATGTTGCCAGAATGGCTGAGGAGCAGGTTCCAGATGGGAGAGCTGTGTAAGGTGGCAGAGGAAGATTTCCGACTGTGTTTGCG GATCAACGAGGTGAAGTGGACCGAGTGGAAAACACACGTTTCCTTCCTCAACGAGGATCCAGGGCCCGGGCGACGGACAG atgatttcaACAAAATCCAAGATTCTTCCAGGAGCAACAGCAAAACCACCCTCAATGCATTTGACGAAATAGAAGAATTTCCGGAAACTTCAGTGTAG
- the TRPV3 gene encoding transient receptor potential cation channel subfamily V member 3 isoform X2: MNAHPKEMMPLMGRRATIPGAHPAILQEKRPAELTPTKKSAHFFLEIEGFEPNPTVTKTSPPVFSKPMDSNIRQCVSGNCDDMDSPQSPQDDVTETPSNPNSPSANLAKEEQRRKKRRLKKRIFAAVSEGCVEELLELLAELLEICKRRRSLDVPDFLMHKLTASDTGKTCLMKALLNINPNTKEIVRILLAFAEENDILDRFINAAYTEEAYEGQTALNIAIERRQGDITAALIAAGADVNAHAKGVFFNPKYQHEGFYFGETPLALAACTNQPEIVQLLMENEQTDITSQDSQGNNILHALVTVAEDFKTQNDFVKRMYDMILLRSGNWELETTRNKDGLTPLQLAAKLGKAEILKYILSREIREKPLRSLSRKFTDWAYGPVSSSLYDLTNVDTTTDNSVLEIIVYNTTIDNRHEMLTLEPLHTLLHMKWKKFAKYMFFLSFCFYFFYNITLTLVSYYRPREEEALPHPLALTHKMGWLQLLGRMFVLIWAMCISVKEGIAIFLLRPSDLQSILSDAWFHFVLVPRLPGAGHGPGLGEHALLHAGIPVHGHVQRHDPEGVSGLLSVRDEQVILHDVLKFLFVYIVFLLGFGVALASLIEKCSKDNKNCSSYGSFSDAVLELFKLTIGLGDLNIQQNSKYPILFLFLLITYVILTFVLLLNMLIALMGETVENISKESERIWRLQRARTILEFEKMLPEWLRSRFQMGELCKVAEEDFRLCLRINEVKWTEWKTHVSFLNEDPGPGRRTDDFNKIQDSSRSNSKTTLNAFDEIEEFPETSV, from the exons TGCACACTTCTTCCTGGAGATAGAAGGATTCGAGCCCAACCCCACTGTCACCAAGACCTCTCCCCCTGTCTTCTCCAAGCCCATGGACTCCAACATTCGGCAGTG cgTCTCCGGCAACTGTGATGACATGGACTCCCCGCAATCTCCTCAGGATGACGTGACAGAGACCCCATCTAATCCCAACAGCCCCAG TGCAAACCTGGCCAAGGAAGAGCAGAGGCGAAAAAAGAGGCGGCTGAAGAAGCGCATCTTCGCGGCCGTGTCGGAGGGCTGCGTGGAGGAGCTGCTGGAGCTGCTGGCCGAGCTGCTGGAGATTTGCAAGCGGCGCCGCAGCCTGGACGTGCCTG ACTTCCTCATGCACAAGCTGACGGCCTCCGACACGGGGAAGACCTGCCTGATGAAGGCCTTGTTAAACATCAACCCCAACACCAAGGAGATCGTGCGGATCCTGCTGGCCTTCGCGGAGGAGAACGACATCCTGGACAGGTTCATCAACGCTGCGTACACAGAGGAGGCCTATGAAG GGCAGACGGCGCTGAACATCGCCATCGAGCGGCGGCAGGGAGACATCACTGCGGCGCTGATAGCGGCCGGCGCCGACGTCAACGCCCACGCCAAGGGGGTCTTCTTCAACCCCAAGTACCAGCACGAAGGCTTCTACTTTG GCGAGACACCCCTGGCTCTGGCAGCCTGCACCAACCAGCCCGAGATTGTGCAGCTGCTGATGGAGAATGAGCAGACGGACATCACCTCGCAGGACTCGCAGGGAAACAACATCCTGCACGCGCTGGTGACGGTGGCCGAGGACTTCAAGACGCAGAATGACTTCGTTAAGCGCATGTACGACATGATCCTGCTGAGGAGCGGCAACTGGGAGCTAGAGACCACGCGCAACAAGGACGGCCTCACACCGCTGCAGCTGGCTGCCAAGTTGGGCAAGGCCGAG ATCTTGAAGTACATCCTCAGTCGTGAGATCAGGGAGAAGCCGCTCCGGAGCTTGTCCAGGAAGTTCACGGACTGGGCGTACGGGCCCGTGTCATCCTCCCTCTACGACCTCACCAACGTGGACACCACGACAGACAACTCGGTGCTGGAAATTATTGTCTACAACACCACTATCGAT AACCGGCATGAGATGCTGACCCTGGAGCCCCTGCACACACTGCTGCACATGAAGTGGAAGAAGTTTGCCAAGTACATGTTCTTCTTGtccttctgcttttatttcttctacaaCATCACCCTGACTCTCGTCTCTTACTACCGCCCCCGGGAGGAGGAG gcccTCCCACACCCCTTGGCCCTGACGCACAAGATGGGGTGGCTGCAGCTCTTAGGAAGGATGTTCGTGCTCATCTGGGCCATGTGCATTTCTGTGAAAGAG GGCATCGCGATCTTCCTGCTGAGACCCTCAGACCTGCAGTCCATCCTCTCGGATGCCTGGTTTCACTTTGTCTT AGTACCTCGCCTGCCTGGTGCTGGCCATGGCCCTGGGCTGGGCGAACATGCTCTACTACACGCGGGGATTCCAGTCCATGGGCATGTACAGCGTCATGATCCAGAAGGTGTGTCGGGGCTGCTGAGTGTCAGAGATGAGCAG gtCATTTTGCACGATGTTCTGAAGTTCTTGTTTGTATATATCGTGTTCTTACTTGGATTTGGAGTAG CCCTGGCGTCGCTGATCGAGAAGTGTTCCAAGGACAATAAGAACTGCAGCTCCTACGGCAGCTTCAGCGACGCGGTGCTGGAGCTCTTCAAGCTCACCATAGGCCTGGGCGACCTGAACATCCAGCAGAACTCCAAGTACCCCATCCTCTTTCTGTTCCTGCTCATCACCTACGTCATCCTCACCTTTGTCCTCCTCCTCAACATGCTCATTGCCCTCATGGGAGAGACCGTGGAGAACATCTCCAAGGAGAGTGAGCGCATCTGGCGCTTACAG AGAGCCAGGACGATCTTGGAGTTTGAGAAAATGTTGCCAGAATGGCTGAGGAGCAGGTTCCAGATGGGAGAGCTGTGTAAGGTGGCAGAGGAAGATTTCCGACTGTGTTTGCG GATCAACGAGGTGAAGTGGACCGAGTGGAAAACACACGTTTCCTTCCTCAACGAGGATCCAGGGCCCGGGCGACGGACAG atgatttcaACAAAATCCAAGATTCTTCCAGGAGCAACAGCAAAACCACCCTCAATGCATTTGACGAAATAGAAGAATTTCCGGAAACTTCAGTGTAG
- the TRPV3 gene encoding transient receptor potential cation channel subfamily V member 3 isoform X1 translates to MNAHPKEMMPLMGRRATIPGAHPAILQEKRPAELTPTKKSAHFFLEIEGFEPNPTVTKTSPPVFSKPMDSNIRQCVSGNCDDMDSPQSPQDDVTETPSNPNSPSANLAKEEQRRKKRRLKKRIFAAVSEGCVEELLELLAELLEICKRRRSLDVPDFLMHKLTASDTGKTCLMKALLNINPNTKEIVRILLAFAEENDILDRFINAAYTEEAYEGQTALNIAIERRQGDITAALIAAGADVNAHAKGVFFNPKYQHEGFYFGETPLALAACTNQPEIVQLLMENEQTDITSQDSQGNNILHALVTVAEDFKTQNDFVKRMYDMILLRSGNWELETTRNKDGLTPLQLAAKLGKAEILKYILSREIREKPLRSLSRKFTDWAYGPVSSSLYDLTNVDTTTDNSVLEIIVYNTTIDNRHEMLTLEPLHTLLHMKWKKFAKYMFFLSFCFYFFYNITLTLVSYYRPREEEALPHPLALTHKMGWLQLLGRMFVLIWAMCISVKEGIAIFLLRPSDLQSILSDAWFHFVFFVQAVLVILSVFLYLFAYKEYLACLVLAMALGWANMLYYTRGFQSMGMYSVMIQKVILHDVLKFLFVYIVFLLGFGVALASLIEKCSKDNKNCSSYGSFSDAVLELFKLTIGLGDLNIQQNSKYPILFLFLLITYVILTFVLLLNMLIALMGETVENISKESERIWRLQRARTILEFEKMLPEWLRSRFQMGELCKVAEEDFRLCLRINEVKWTEWKTHVSFLNEDPGPGRRTDDFNKIQDSSRSNSKTTLNAFDEIEEFPETSV, encoded by the exons TGCACACTTCTTCCTGGAGATAGAAGGATTCGAGCCCAACCCCACTGTCACCAAGACCTCTCCCCCTGTCTTCTCCAAGCCCATGGACTCCAACATTCGGCAGTG cgTCTCCGGCAACTGTGATGACATGGACTCCCCGCAATCTCCTCAGGATGACGTGACAGAGACCCCATCTAATCCCAACAGCCCCAG TGCAAACCTGGCCAAGGAAGAGCAGAGGCGAAAAAAGAGGCGGCTGAAGAAGCGCATCTTCGCGGCCGTGTCGGAGGGCTGCGTGGAGGAGCTGCTGGAGCTGCTGGCCGAGCTGCTGGAGATTTGCAAGCGGCGCCGCAGCCTGGACGTGCCTG ACTTCCTCATGCACAAGCTGACGGCCTCCGACACGGGGAAGACCTGCCTGATGAAGGCCTTGTTAAACATCAACCCCAACACCAAGGAGATCGTGCGGATCCTGCTGGCCTTCGCGGAGGAGAACGACATCCTGGACAGGTTCATCAACGCTGCGTACACAGAGGAGGCCTATGAAG GGCAGACGGCGCTGAACATCGCCATCGAGCGGCGGCAGGGAGACATCACTGCGGCGCTGATAGCGGCCGGCGCCGACGTCAACGCCCACGCCAAGGGGGTCTTCTTCAACCCCAAGTACCAGCACGAAGGCTTCTACTTTG GCGAGACACCCCTGGCTCTGGCAGCCTGCACCAACCAGCCCGAGATTGTGCAGCTGCTGATGGAGAATGAGCAGACGGACATCACCTCGCAGGACTCGCAGGGAAACAACATCCTGCACGCGCTGGTGACGGTGGCCGAGGACTTCAAGACGCAGAATGACTTCGTTAAGCGCATGTACGACATGATCCTGCTGAGGAGCGGCAACTGGGAGCTAGAGACCACGCGCAACAAGGACGGCCTCACACCGCTGCAGCTGGCTGCCAAGTTGGGCAAGGCCGAG ATCTTGAAGTACATCCTCAGTCGTGAGATCAGGGAGAAGCCGCTCCGGAGCTTGTCCAGGAAGTTCACGGACTGGGCGTACGGGCCCGTGTCATCCTCCCTCTACGACCTCACCAACGTGGACACCACGACAGACAACTCGGTGCTGGAAATTATTGTCTACAACACCACTATCGAT AACCGGCATGAGATGCTGACCCTGGAGCCCCTGCACACACTGCTGCACATGAAGTGGAAGAAGTTTGCCAAGTACATGTTCTTCTTGtccttctgcttttatttcttctacaaCATCACCCTGACTCTCGTCTCTTACTACCGCCCCCGGGAGGAGGAG gcccTCCCACACCCCTTGGCCCTGACGCACAAGATGGGGTGGCTGCAGCTCTTAGGAAGGATGTTCGTGCTCATCTGGGCCATGTGCATTTCTGTGAAAGAG GGCATCGCGATCTTCCTGCTGAGACCCTCAGACCTGCAGTCCATCCTCTCGGATGCCTGGTTTCACTTTGTCTT TTTTGTCCAAGCTGTGCTTGTGATACTGTCTGTCTTCTTGTACTTGTTTGCCTACAAAGAGTACCTCGCCTGCCTGGTGCTGGCCATGGCCCTGGGCTGGGCGAACATGCTCTACTACACGCGGGGATTCCAGTCCATGGGCATGTACAGCGTCATGATCCAGAAG gtCATTTTGCACGATGTTCTGAAGTTCTTGTTTGTATATATCGTGTTCTTACTTGGATTTGGAGTAG CCCTGGCGTCGCTGATCGAGAAGTGTTCCAAGGACAATAAGAACTGCAGCTCCTACGGCAGCTTCAGCGACGCGGTGCTGGAGCTCTTCAAGCTCACCATAGGCCTGGGCGACCTGAACATCCAGCAGAACTCCAAGTACCCCATCCTCTTTCTGTTCCTGCTCATCACCTACGTCATCCTCACCTTTGTCCTCCTCCTCAACATGCTCATTGCCCTCATGGGAGAGACCGTGGAGAACATCTCCAAGGAGAGTGAGCGCATCTGGCGCTTACAG AGAGCCAGGACGATCTTGGAGTTTGAGAAAATGTTGCCAGAATGGCTGAGGAGCAGGTTCCAGATGGGAGAGCTGTGTAAGGTGGCAGAGGAAGATTTCCGACTGTGTTTGCG GATCAACGAGGTGAAGTGGACCGAGTGGAAAACACACGTTTCCTTCCTCAACGAGGATCCAGGGCCCGGGCGACGGACAG atgatttcaACAAAATCCAAGATTCTTCCAGGAGCAACAGCAAAACCACCCTCAATGCATTTGACGAAATAGAAGAATTTCCGGAAACTTCAGTGTAG
- the TRPV3 gene encoding transient receptor potential cation channel subfamily V member 3 isoform X4 — translation MNAHPKEMMPLMGRRATIPGAHPAILQEKRPAELTPTKKSAHFFLEIEGFEPNPTVTKTSPPVFSKPMDSNIRQCVSGNCDDMDSPQSPQDDVTETPSNPNSPSANLAKEEQRRKKRRLKKRIFAAVSEGCVEELLELLAELLEICKRRRSLDVPDFLMHKLTASDTGKTCLMKALLNINPNTKEIVRILLAFAEENDILDRFINAAYTEEAYEGQTALNIAIERRQGDITAALIAAGADVNAHAKGVFFNPKYQHEGFYFGETPLALAACTNQPEIVQLLMENEQTDITSQDSQGNNILHALVTVAEDFKTQNDFVKRMYDMILLRSGNWELETTRNKDGLTPLQLAAKLGKAEILKYILSREIREKPLRSLSRKFTDWAYGPVSSSLYDLTNVDTTTDNSVLEIIVYNTTIDNRHEMLTLEPLHTLLHMKWKKFAKYMFFLSFCFYFFYNITLTLVSYYRPREEEALPHPLALTHKMGWLQLLGRMFVLIWAMCISVKEGIAIFLLRPSDLQSILSDAWFHFVLVPRLPGAGHGPGLGEHALLHAGIPVHGHVQRHDPEGHFARCSEVLVCIYRVLTWIWTLASLIEKCSKDNKNCSSYGSFSDAVLELFKLTIGLGDLNIQQNSKYPILFLFLLITYVILTFVLLLNMLIALMGETVENISKESERIWRLQRARTILEFEKMLPEWLRSRFQMGELCKVAEEDFRLCLRINEVKWTEWKTHVSFLNEDPGPGRRTDDFNKIQDSSRSNSKTTLNAFDEIEEFPETSV, via the exons TGCACACTTCTTCCTGGAGATAGAAGGATTCGAGCCCAACCCCACTGTCACCAAGACCTCTCCCCCTGTCTTCTCCAAGCCCATGGACTCCAACATTCGGCAGTG cgTCTCCGGCAACTGTGATGACATGGACTCCCCGCAATCTCCTCAGGATGACGTGACAGAGACCCCATCTAATCCCAACAGCCCCAG TGCAAACCTGGCCAAGGAAGAGCAGAGGCGAAAAAAGAGGCGGCTGAAGAAGCGCATCTTCGCGGCCGTGTCGGAGGGCTGCGTGGAGGAGCTGCTGGAGCTGCTGGCCGAGCTGCTGGAGATTTGCAAGCGGCGCCGCAGCCTGGACGTGCCTG ACTTCCTCATGCACAAGCTGACGGCCTCCGACACGGGGAAGACCTGCCTGATGAAGGCCTTGTTAAACATCAACCCCAACACCAAGGAGATCGTGCGGATCCTGCTGGCCTTCGCGGAGGAGAACGACATCCTGGACAGGTTCATCAACGCTGCGTACACAGAGGAGGCCTATGAAG GGCAGACGGCGCTGAACATCGCCATCGAGCGGCGGCAGGGAGACATCACTGCGGCGCTGATAGCGGCCGGCGCCGACGTCAACGCCCACGCCAAGGGGGTCTTCTTCAACCCCAAGTACCAGCACGAAGGCTTCTACTTTG GCGAGACACCCCTGGCTCTGGCAGCCTGCACCAACCAGCCCGAGATTGTGCAGCTGCTGATGGAGAATGAGCAGACGGACATCACCTCGCAGGACTCGCAGGGAAACAACATCCTGCACGCGCTGGTGACGGTGGCCGAGGACTTCAAGACGCAGAATGACTTCGTTAAGCGCATGTACGACATGATCCTGCTGAGGAGCGGCAACTGGGAGCTAGAGACCACGCGCAACAAGGACGGCCTCACACCGCTGCAGCTGGCTGCCAAGTTGGGCAAGGCCGAG ATCTTGAAGTACATCCTCAGTCGTGAGATCAGGGAGAAGCCGCTCCGGAGCTTGTCCAGGAAGTTCACGGACTGGGCGTACGGGCCCGTGTCATCCTCCCTCTACGACCTCACCAACGTGGACACCACGACAGACAACTCGGTGCTGGAAATTATTGTCTACAACACCACTATCGAT AACCGGCATGAGATGCTGACCCTGGAGCCCCTGCACACACTGCTGCACATGAAGTGGAAGAAGTTTGCCAAGTACATGTTCTTCTTGtccttctgcttttatttcttctacaaCATCACCCTGACTCTCGTCTCTTACTACCGCCCCCGGGAGGAGGAG gcccTCCCACACCCCTTGGCCCTGACGCACAAGATGGGGTGGCTGCAGCTCTTAGGAAGGATGTTCGTGCTCATCTGGGCCATGTGCATTTCTGTGAAAGAG GGCATCGCGATCTTCCTGCTGAGACCCTCAGACCTGCAGTCCATCCTCTCGGATGCCTGGTTTCACTTTGTCTT AGTACCTCGCCTGCCTGGTGCTGGCCATGGCCCTGGGCTGGGCGAACATGCTCTACTACACGCGGGGATTCCAGTCCATGGGCATGTACAGCGTCATGATCCAGAAG gtCATTTTGCACGATGTTCTGAAGTTCTTGTTTGTATATATCGTGTTCTTACTTGGATTTGGA CCCTGGCGTCGCTGATCGAGAAGTGTTCCAAGGACAATAAGAACTGCAGCTCCTACGGCAGCTTCAGCGACGCGGTGCTGGAGCTCTTCAAGCTCACCATAGGCCTGGGCGACCTGAACATCCAGCAGAACTCCAAGTACCCCATCCTCTTTCTGTTCCTGCTCATCACCTACGTCATCCTCACCTTTGTCCTCCTCCTCAACATGCTCATTGCCCTCATGGGAGAGACCGTGGAGAACATCTCCAAGGAGAGTGAGCGCATCTGGCGCTTACAG AGAGCCAGGACGATCTTGGAGTTTGAGAAAATGTTGCCAGAATGGCTGAGGAGCAGGTTCCAGATGGGAGAGCTGTGTAAGGTGGCAGAGGAAGATTTCCGACTGTGTTTGCG GATCAACGAGGTGAAGTGGACCGAGTGGAAAACACACGTTTCCTTCCTCAACGAGGATCCAGGGCCCGGGCGACGGACAG atgatttcaACAAAATCCAAGATTCTTCCAGGAGCAACAGCAAAACCACCCTCAATGCATTTGACGAAATAGAAGAATTTCCGGAAACTTCAGTGTAG